Below is a window of Halomicrobium mukohataei DSM 12286 DNA.
CCATATCAGGGCTCCTGTTTCGGGTCGACTCGCTCGTTGAGAGAACAGTGCCCCACTTCCCAGTGACATCATCAGCGAGGAACCGAAAGCCGTCGGACCGCGCCTCGCCCTTTCATCCGCCAGGGTGTAGTTGGGGACACAGCCGAACCCCGGTGGCTGAAAAGGCGAGCACTGTGAGGGATTTCGATGTCTCGTCGTCGCCGATCCCATTCCCTCTGATCGCACTTTCCGACCACGGACCTAAGCCGATCGGACGCGAACAGACGCCTACCAGATGCTCACAGACACGCCGGGGATCCACCACGTCACGTCGATGGTCGGGGACCCACAGGAGAACCTCGACTTCTACGCCGACGTGCTGGGACTGCGCCTCGTCAAGCGCACCGTCAACCACGAGGACGTGCTGCGCTACCACCTCTACTACGGCAACGGCACCGGCGACCTCGGGACGATCTACACCTGCTTTCCCTACCCCAACGAGCCGCCGGGACGACGCGGCCGACCGGGAATCGACGCCGCCGCCTTCGCCGTCCCGCCGGGCTCGCTCGACTTCTGGGCGGACCGGCTCGCCGAGCACGGCGTCGATCCCGAGCGCCGGGAGCGCCTTGGCGAGTCCCTGCTCCGGTTCGAGGATCCCGCCGGCACGCGCCTCGAACTCGTGGCCGCCGACGCGCCGGTCGATTCCTGGCAGGCGAGCCCCGTCCCAGCCGAGCACGGGATCAGGGGCCTCCACGGCGTCACGACACACCCCGTCGATCCCTACCAGACCGCGAGCGTCCTCGAAACGCTCGGCCTCGAACAGGTCGCCGAGAGCGACGATCGCGTCCGCTACCGCGCACCCGGCGACCACGCGACCGTCGTCGACCTGCTCGACCGCGAGGGTGGCTTCGGCCGCGAGGGCGTCGGGACGATCCACCACGTCGCGCTTCGCGTCGACGACGAGGATCTGCGCGAGTGGCACGACCTCTTCCGGGAGCGGGATCTTCGCGTCTCGCGCATTCGCGATCGCCACTACTACCGGGCGATCTACGTCCGGGAACCCGGTGGGGTCCTGATCGAGCTCGCGACGGAGTCGCCCGGCCTCACGGTCGACGAGGGTGCGGCCGATCTCGGCTCCTCGCTCGTCGTACCGCCCTGGGCCGAGGAGGACCGCGAGATGATCGAGGGACAGTTGCCCCCAATCGAGGTGCCCTACCGCGACGGATGAGCGCGGACAGCCCGACTGACGACGTTC
It encodes the following:
- a CDS encoding VOC family protein; this encodes MLTDTPGIHHVTSMVGDPQENLDFYADVLGLRLVKRTVNHEDVLRYHLYYGNGTGDLGTIYTCFPYPNEPPGRRGRPGIDAAAFAVPPGSLDFWADRLAEHGVDPERRERLGESLLRFEDPAGTRLELVAADAPVDSWQASPVPAEHGIRGLHGVTTHPVDPYQTASVLETLGLEQVAESDDRVRYRAPGDHATVVDLLDREGGFGREGVGTIHHVALRVDDEDLREWHDLFRERDLRVSRIRDRHYYRAIYVREPGGVLIELATESPGLTVDEGAADLGSSLVVPPWAEEDREMIEGQLPPIEVPYRDG